The genomic segment AAACAATAGACTTATAACGACATTTTGAATTAAAGTTAATTTGACACTAACTTAGTGTAATGGTATAATGGTTTACAGAGTGTGAAGGTCACACGAAGGGGTACACCACCTTGGGTGTATTTTTTCGTGTGGCCTTTTTTAGTTATATTAAATATTTAAGAGGTGATTAAATGGTAAAAGTGAATGGAAAAGAGGCAGATAATGCAATTGGATTATCGTTAGAGGACTTTCTTATCAGTGAAGGATATTTAATAGATAAGATTGTAGTTGAGCTAAATGGTGAAATAATGCCAAAATCTCAATATAAGCAGACAAATATTAAAGATGGTGATTCTTTAGAAGTAATTAGCTTTGTTGGAGGAGGCTGATGTATTAATAAATTTAGAAATATTACTAATGTATATTATCAAAAATAATAATAATAATTTTCTGCAAGATCTAGATTAGAAAGGACAAGCTTTTAAATTAAGTTATTTATTTAATAATTTGGTTATACATATTAATTTATTTTAATAATCGAATTTTATA from the Clostridium beijerinckii genome contains:
- the thiS gene encoding sulfur carrier protein ThiS, whose product is MVKVNGKEADNAIGLSLEDFLISEGYLIDKIVVELNGEIMPKSQYKQTNIKDGDSLEVISFVGGG